One window from the genome of Montipora foliosa isolate CH-2021 chromosome 5, ASM3666993v2, whole genome shotgun sequence encodes:
- the LOC138004437 gene encoding microsomal glutathione S-transferase 1-like isoform X1, whose product MVTLTVDSQLLAAYVFYGTILLLKTSALAVMTGMLRIKNKAFLNPEDYGPKDKFVARDEEVERFRRTHQNDLENIPIFLIVALFYMLLNLSPVRGIWCLRVFTAARVAHSIAYLSEIAVARSLSFTIGLSCTLVLAFSSMYTGGFYF is encoded by the exons ATGGTTACCCTTACGGTGGATTCTCAGTTGCTGGCTGCTTATGTATTCTATGGCACCATCCTTTTGCTGAAAACGTCGGCTTTGGCAGTGATGACTGGGATGCTGCGCATAAAGAACAAG GCATTTCTCAACCCCGAAGATTATGGACCCAAAGACAAATTTGTGGCAAGGGATGAAGAAGTGGAAAGGTTTCGAAG aaCGCATCAAAATGACCTGGAAAACATCCCGATTTTTCTGATAGTGGCACTGTTTTACATGCTGTTGAACTTGTCTCCAGTCAGAGGCATTTGGTGTTTGCGGGTCTTCACAGCTGCAAGAGTCGCTCATAGTATTGCGTACCTCAGTGAAATCGCCGTAGCTCGATCGCTTAGTTTTACAATCGGTTTATCATGCACGCTTGTTTTAGCTTTCAGTTCAATGTACACTGGCGGGTTCTACTTCTGA
- the LOC138004437 gene encoding microsomal glutathione S-transferase 1-like isoform X2, with protein MWAITAFLNPEDYGPKDKFVARDEEVERFRRTHQNDLENIPIFLIVALFYMLLNLSPVRGIWCLRVFTAARVAHSIAYLSEIAVARSLSFTIGLSCTLVLAFSSMYTGGFYF; from the exons GCATTTCTCAACCCCGAAGATTATGGACCCAAAGACAAATTTGTGGCAAGGGATGAAGAAGTGGAAAGGTTTCGAAG aaCGCATCAAAATGACCTGGAAAACATCCCGATTTTTCTGATAGTGGCACTGTTTTACATGCTGTTGAACTTGTCTCCAGTCAGAGGCATTTGGTGTTTGCGGGTCTTCACAGCTGCAAGAGTCGCTCATAGTATTGCGTACCTCAGTGAAATCGCCGTAGCTCGATCGCTTAGTTTTACAATCGGTTTATCATGCACGCTTGTTTTAGCTTTCAGTTCAATGTACACTGGCGGGTTCTACTTCTGA